Genomic DNA from Paucilactobacillus hokkaidonensis JCM 18461:
TCATAGTACGCGTGCACAACTAGAACAACGAATTAATGAGTACGTACAAGCAGCAATCAAATATGGTATTGATCCTAAAAAAATCACTGCAATCGTTGATGAAGGCCAAAAGCCTGCCGAACGAATAGTTAACCATGTTTTGCCCGAGTTTAAGGCAGATTTATTAGTGGTTGGCTCAGTTGGCAAAGAAGATAGTCGGAAAGTTTTTGGATCGCAAGCATCATACATGGCTAAAAATGCTGGAATATCGGTGACAATTATTCGTAATTAATGTTTATAATCATGTTTCAAAAAAAGTAAGCAATTTTTCGTTTTTTGCTTACTTTTTTTATTTATAATCAATCTAAGACATCTTCAATTAAAGTCTATAATTAAAAGAATTGTTAATTGTTCTATGTTATAATGATTCTAGATTAATGATAGAAGGCAATCGATATGAAGAAAAAACAATCACTCGCTCAACGAATTAATATTCTTCGAGCGAGCGTGATGGGAGCTAATGATGGTATTTTGTCCGTAGCAGGAATTGTTATTGGTGTTGCGGGTGCAAATAGTAGTAGTTTTGCGGTTTTAATTTCCGGATTGGCAGGTGCGCTTGCAGGGACAATTTCGATGGCCATGGGGGAATATGTCTCTGTGAATACTCAAAAAGACTCACAAAAGATGGCAATTATTGAGCAAAAAGAACGTTTGGCAGAAAATTATGATTTAGAATTTGATTTTGTTAAGCAAAAGTTTATTCAGCAGGGAATTAATGCTGACTTATCACAACAAGCAACACAAGAACTTATGGGTGATGATGCATTGCTTGCAACTGTACGTGAGCGATATGGATTCAATATGCATGAATTAACCAGCCCCTATGCTGCGGCTGTTGCTTCGATGATTTCATTTCCAACCGGTTCAATTTTACCATTACTTTCAATCACATTTTTCCCAACTAATATCAGGGTAACAGCTACTGTGATTGCAGTTGTAATTGCACTAGGAATAACTGGATATATTGCTGCTGTGTTAGGGGAATCTGATCGAGAACATTCAGTGTTTAGAAACATTGTGGCTGGAATTTTAACTATGATCGTTACATATTTTATCGGTCACTTATTTGCATAGAAAAGAAGGCATAACAATGGTTGAATTTGATTCAACAAGAATAAAAGTTAAACATGAAAAGTCAATGGAAGAAAAATTAAACACATTAAGAGCGGGAGTTCTTGGGGCCAATGATGGTATTCTTACAGTTGTGGGGGTACTATTTAGTGTTGCCGCTGCTACTTCCAATCAATTTGTGATTATGATTGCAGGTATTTCTGACCTCTTGGCGTGTGCGTTTTCAATGGCTTCTGGTGAGTATGCTTCAGTTAGCACTCAGAAAGATACGGAGCGAGCTGCAGTTGCAAAAGAAAAAACATTACTTAAACAAGATTTTACAGGGCAAATAAGGGCTGTATCTAACTATTATCTAGGAAAGGGCCTTTCCCATAAAACTGCACTTGCGATTGCACAGGATTTATTAGAAAAGAAGCCGTTAGCCACGGTCGTAAATGTTAAATATGGAATTGAACTTGGTCATTATTTAAATCCATGGGATGCGGCATTTTCGTCATTGATTTCTGCTTCAATGGGCGGCATTTTTCCGCTAATAGCAATGACTTTTGCTCCAGTAGGCTATAAAATGATTTCCACAATTATTGCGGTAACTATTTCAGTTGCATTGACAGGATTAATTAGTTCTAAATTGGGAAATGGATTAATTAAAGTTGCAATTATTCGAAATATTGTAGTTGGCCTGATAACAATGTGTATTCATTACTATGTAGGACAATTGTTTTAACATTTATATAGCCGAAAAACAGAGTGAGAAAAAATACTAAGATTAGAGGCATAGGATAACCCGACAGGGTGATCTTATGCCTCTAATCTTAGTATTTTTTCCTAGTGGTTTTATTCTTCTTTATCAGCTGTTGTATTAAAAAGAGATTCGTTTAAGCCACGTTCAACTTCTGCTTGGATAGTAATATGGCCGATCTTATATTTGCTGTGTAGTAAATCTTCAATTTCCAGGTAAATTGGTTCAACCTCACTCAGCTTGATATCATGTAGGTTGATATGAGCCGAAAATATAATGCGTTGTTCGTCAATCATCCATGCGTGGATGTGATGAACGGAAACAATTCCATCAATTTGTAAAATATCTTGTTTAATTGCAGAATAGTCAAGCTTGGGGGATGATTGCATTAAGATACTAATTGTTTTATGAACAATTGGCCATGATTTAATGCAAATATAAATGGCGACAACTATGGTGATCAGTGGATCCACCCACGTAATATTAGTTACCGTGATGATAACGCCACCAATGATTACTCCAATTGAGGATAATGCGTCACTCAAAACATGGAGATAGGTTGCTTTAATATTTAGACTACTATCACTGCCTTGATGAAGTAGCCATGCGGAAGCCAAATTAGCTAGCAATCCAACGATAGCAACACCTAGCATAATTGGTCCATCAATAGGGCTTGGGTTAGAAAAACGTTCAATAGCCTCAACAACTAAAAAAATAGAGATAATGATTAAAAACAAGGCATTTAATAGTGCGGCCAGTATTTCTGCTCGACGATAACCAAACGTTCTTTTTTCATTTTCAGGACGTGAGCTTATTTCTTGGGCACAAAACCCTAGTAAAATCGAAAAAGAGTCTCCTAAATTATGGATTGCATCTGACAGTAGGGATAAACTACCTGACAATAATCCACCAACAATTTCAACGGCGGTAATGACTAGGTTAAGTAGAGTAACAGCTAAAAATCGGCGACTGTTTATTGAATGTGAATGCATTTTTTCACCTCATTTTTTTGATTAAAAATTAAACCTGATAAATAGAAATTTTCGTAATATAGTGCTATTATTTGAATAATTTATTTCTATAAAAATATTATCTACATTAAATAAATTTAAGTTTAGGTGGTCCAAACTTCTCTTATTATGATATGCTATTATAATTAGGGATTCAACCCATATATGGGGATTAATAAATGGCATTATTTATTCTAAGCCTATATTTATTATGTATTTTTAAGCTGATTATCGCAGCCTGTCAATCGAGGTGACAATTGTGACTCCCATTAAGGAAGACTATTTAAAGATTATATTTGAATTGGGCGGTGTCCATAAAAAGGTTTCAAATAAAGGAATTGCGTTGAGCTTAGGGATTGCGGCTGGGTCAGTCACAGAAATGATTACTAAACTAACAGAAGAAAAGTTGGTTTCTCATGAGCCATATGCAAGTATATCGTTAACTAAAAAAGGTTTACGATATGCAACTGAATTAGTTCGTAAGCATCGGCTTTGGGAATCGTTTTTGGTTCAAAAATTACATTATGATTTACCAGATGTTCACCCTGAGGCGGAAGTTTTGGAACATGAAACGAGTGATCGACTCGCTAATTCACTTGATGAGTTTTTACAATATCCTAAATACTGCCCGCATGGCGGTGTAATACCGGATAGCGAGGGAAATTTTAATGATATTAGTCATGTATCATTAGCGGATGTTGAAGATGGTCATGTTGTAACAATTGAAAGATTTATTGATAATCATGAGTTATTAATTTATCTCGCTAGTACTGATTTGCATATTAATGATGAAGTTAAACTTGAGAAACATGATCCGTTTGAAGGCCCAATTCAGATTATTAGGTTATCAGATCGGGCGAAAATGAATATTTCTTATAAGGCAGCACATAACATTTTTGTGCATCCTTAGTCATACCTAATTTAATTACACACATTGATTATTAGTGATTAATAATTATTTAATGCGAATAATTCGTTAATTGCTATCTTTTTAAAAATCTCTATGTTATACTAATTTATGTAGTTTAGGTAAGGTAATTTTGGTTCGATCGTTTCATTGTTTGGAATATCCCCATTTGCACCGGAACATGAATTACAAAATAAAGTACGTGCAAAATGCACAGGAGGATTTTCAACATGGAACAAGGTACAGTTAAATGGTTTAACGCAGACAAAGGTTTTGGTTTTATTACTCGCGAAGATGGCAATGATGTATTCGTACATTTCTCAGCTATCCAAGGCGACGGCTTCAAGACTCTTGAAGAAGGCCAATCAGTTTCTTTCGACGTTGAAGAAAGCGACCGTGGACCACAAGCCGTTAACGTTAACAAGGCTTAATAACTTAATTAACGAATAACATTTAAAGATCTTAGAATCGGTTTTCCGGTTCTAGGGTCTTTTTTCGTCTAACTAGATTAGTGGTTGCTTAATACTAGTTCAATAGTGCATAATTAGGCAGATTTAGTATTTTGGAATTGAGGTGACCGCAATGGCAACGAGACCAAAAAAACAGGTTAGTGTAATTAATGCTTGTTTACTAGCAGGACGGATTCTAATAGAAAATGGTTCAGAGATGACTCGTGTGATTGATACAATGCAACGGATTGCACACAATGCAGGAATCGATTCGGCACAAATGTTTGTGACAGTTACTGGAATTGTGGTATCACTTGATGATACCCCCAATGCGCAAGTAACCAGTATTGAGCGACGAACGATTGACCTAGGCAAAGTGGCCAGAGTTAACGAACTTTCACGTGAATTTGCCGAACAAAAGTTATCGTTAGGAATGTTAATTAAACGTCTTCAGCGGATTGATAACGATATACATACATTTCCTTTTTGGATTCGCTTATTTGCAGCTTCACTACTAAGTGCGGTGTTATTAATCGTATTTACTCAAGATTATATTGATGCCCCGACTGGCTTTGTGATTGGTGGCATTGGTTATTCTGTCTTTTATTTTTTTAATCGCCAATTTAAAGTACAATTTTTAAGTGAATTTGTGGCATCACTAACGATTGGCATATTAGCAGCAATTGCAGTACGAGTGCACTTAGGAGTGTACATAGATAACATTATTATCGGTAGTATTATGCCATTAGTGCCAGGAGTGCCAATTACCAATGCTGTTCGTGATTTAGTTAGTGGCAATTTGATTAGTGGCCCAGCGCGTGCAGTTGAAGCGCTATTGTCGTCAGTAGCAATTGGTAGCGCCATTGTGTGCGTATTACACTTTGTATAGGAGGCCTTGACGATGCTGATGTTATTATTCGAATTATTAATGGCTTATTTAGCCACAATTTGTTTTGGTATTATTTTAAATATTCCATCCAAGGCTTTCAATATCGCTGGACTAATTGGTGCTTTTTCGTGGGCTTTTTATTGGGGGATCTCGCAACTTGGAGTTGGTATTGCATTTGGCAATGTGTTGGCGGCTTTTTTGATCAGTGTGCTAAGCATGTACGCGGCCCAATATAAAAAGATGCCAATGGTCATTTTTAATATTCCTAGTTTAGTTTCGTTTGTGCCCGGTGGACAAGCCTATCAAATGATCCGTAATTTTGCGATTGGTCAGACTCAGACAGCTTGGAGCTTTCTTGTTCAGGTTGTAGTGATTGCAGGGGCCATTGCAATGGGCTTTGTTCTAGGCGAGCTGTATCACCAAATTTGGCGTTATAGTCGCCAAAAACTTGCTGCACATCGTGAATCTTAAAAATGGTAACTAATCTAGTGGCGGGCATATGGTATACTTTGTCTGACTAATAATTTGGAGGCACTTATAATGTTTATGGAACAAGATTCGAGCCGCTTACGACGATTTTTAATCAGTGGCATTATTTTTCTACTGATTGCAGGGATGATTATGGCTAATTCCGTCGCATTTCAGCTATTCGATTCAATGCTGCAAGGCTTTTTTACTACGGGTGGTCAAACTGAATTTAAAACCATGCTGATGAAGTTAATATCAACTTTAGGCAGTCCGAAAATGGCGATTGTCTACGTGGTTATTATTGGATTTTTGTTGTGGGGCTTTAAATATAAGATTCCTGCACTGTGGTCAATTGCAACACTTGGTAGTGGGGACATTGTTGCTTTTTTAGTCAAGAATATTGTTAAACGTGCACGACCAGTGCAACATTTAGTTGGGGATGATGGTTTTAGTTTTCCGAGTGGTCACGTTTTTGGGATGTTTATTATTGCTGCAATTTTATTTTTAGTTGTGTTGCCAAACATCAAGAGCGGCCTTTGGCGGTTAGTATGCCAAATTTTGTTAATCATCTATCTAATTTTACTGGCAGTATCACGTGTTTACCTATTTGCCCACTATCCTAGTGATGTGATTGGTGCAATGTTGTTAGCATATGCTTGGGTGCAAGTAGCCGAATGGCTTTATGTTTGGTTCGCTCCCATTTTAAAGCGGTGGAAATTTGTGGCTAACTCTGAAGTTTAGCAAATTGGTTGGTGATTACACCAATGTATGGTAAATTTTAAGTAGAAACTACTCAACGAATACTTCTCATGGAGGTGACACAATGAAATTACATCGTTCGCATGAAAAAATTTTTGCTGGCGTTTTAGGTGGTTTCGCCGAATACTTAGGCTGGGATAAAACGCTTGTTAGAATTGGTTATGCAGCTATAACTTTATTCACTGCATTTGTTCCTGGTATCCTATTATATATTGTTGCAGCAATTGTGATGCCAGATAGTGAAGACTTTTAGAATAAATAATAACGCGTCCAACCTGAATCTTATGGCTGGACGCGTTTTAGTTTTTCATAATAATATATTTTAAATACTCTGTAACCACTCAATTGCAAGCTTAAACCAATGAGCAGCATGTGGTTGGTCTGCATCGGTTTTCCATGCTGTTCTGTGATCAGCCAACGCTAATCCGTGGGGACCGTGGTTAAAAATATGCAATTCTTGTGGAATATTATTTTTAGCTAGAGCATTGGAATAGGCCAATGTATTTTCTACAGGTACCAATGGATCATCATTCGTAACCCAGGAAAATGTTGGTGCATTTGATTTGTTAACATGATCTTGAGCCGCATACTTTCCAGGTTCTGTGGTCCAATTATCAAAATTAGTACCAGGTGCTGGAAATCCTAGTCTAAAGTCAATTACTGGATATCCCAAAATAATCGAATTGGGTTTTAGCAGCTTTGGATCGGCTTGGACGGTCTTTGTCAGCCACTCTGTATTCCAATAATCATTGTACAAACTAACAACATGGCCACCAACAGATAAGCCCATCACCGTAATTTTATCTGGATTGATATGCCAGTCACTCGTGTTATCGCGGATTAATTTTAGACTTAATCCGACTTCGATGATCGGAGCCGGCAATAGTGGCTCCTTTTCACCAGCGAAACTATAGCGTAAAATAAAGCATTGGAATCCCTGGGCAACAAAAGCTAGTGCAATCGATTCAGCTTGTTGTTCTGGAATGTGGGTATACGAACCACCAGGGACAAAGACTAGTGCCGGTAAATCTGTTTGGTTGGCATGCTGATCAGGATCTTTTAGATAACCAGTAATAGTTGCTTTAGTCGGGTAATGGTCAGTGGATAATGGTTTTTGGATAATTTTCATAGTTGAGCACCTCGATAATTTTAGTGTATGGAGCCTATTATAATGCAAAAATATATAAAAACGAATCGATTAGAAATATCAGCAATGGTTAAACGAGACTTACCTGATTTAAACAGCTTATTGAGCAGCCTAAAACTAAGGGAACTTAGTGGCTTACAAATGCCGGTTGATGACACAAACCGAATGCTGGCATTAACACTATTAGCTGGTGATGAATTTATTTTTGTTATTCGACTCATTACAACGGGAGAGCTGATTGGATTAATCGGTTTTTATAAGTGTTATCAACCAGATTTTTCCGTTTCCACTGGCTTTCGTGAGTTGGGTTATTTATTAGCAGAAAATATGTGGGGAAATGGATATATGACTGAAGTCGGGGATAAGCTGATAAATGAATTTTTCAAAGACACTAATTATAAATATCTATGTGCTGGTATAATGCCTAATAATCACCGTTCACAGCGGGTTTTAACCAAATTAAAGTTTGTGCAATCGCTGCAACCAGACGAGCTAACTAGTGATCAATTTGGCCCGAAAGAACTGTATTTCCAACGAACAGCAGAATAATATGATCTATCTCGTATTAATTAACCATGTTAATAATACTTAATTGCTGATGCAATACTGGATATAATCAATCTAGTTTTTTTTAACACAATTCTCATAATTCATTGGAAATTGCTATATTTATTACTGATTAATCATCTGATATGTTAGAATTAATATATTAAATCATATTCGCGGGGTGATAAATTATGCAGTTAACAAAAGCGATGGAACAAACGGCCTGCATTTTAACACTATTGGCAACGCAAGAACATAATATCCCACTTTCGTCAGAGCTAATTCATCAACGATTGGGTGGATCACAAAGCTATTTACAAAAAATTATGCGTAAGCTGGTTGTTGCGGACTTAGTTAAATCAGTGAGTGGTAATAACGGCGGGTTTACTTTGGCGAAACCAGCGGAACAAATTACGGTTTACTCAATGGTTGAGGCTGTTGAAGGTGAAATTCACTCTTATCCTAACTTTGGGTTTATTGATCGCGTTTTTTCTGAGGCACAGCCATTTGCTAGTATCGCTTCAAAAACGGTTAATGATATTTTTGACCAGGCTGATAATGCCTGGGTTGAGGTGTTAAAACAACATAATTTATTAGAGGTATTACTTAATTTATTCCAGGTAACTAAAATTCCAATGATTAACTGGAATGATAGTATTGAAGCCCCTAAAAACTTTGTTTCACAGATTAAGGCTAGTTTAGCTGAATTTAATCAAGAATAGTCTTGTAGTTTTAAAACTGTGGTGTATAATAATTTTCATATCGGAAGAAGAGGTTGCACGACTCATCAGTAGTTACTGTTAGATGATTAAGCATCGGAGCAGTAATAAAAGGGTGGCGTGCCGAAATGAATAACTACTTTTTTAGTTGTTTGTTGGGATCTGGTTGAATAAATCAGGGACTGTCGCAATTGATATTGCGGGGCGCTATCGACGATCTGACCAGATAAATGAGTGGGTCTTTTTGTTTAGTGTTCTCTAAACAAGAAGGCCCTTTAATTTTGCCTTGTTGAGCACGTTTTCGATAATAAACCACAAAACGAGGAGAGAAAAAGAAATGGGAGCACAAGAACAAGGTACTACAACTGAAAATCATGAGATGAAGCGGTCATTAAAGACGCGGCATCTATCCATGATTGCACTAGGTGGATCAATTGGAACTGGATTATTTGTTGCCAGCGGGTCAGCTATCTCGACTGCCGGTCCTGGTGGTGCAATTACTGCGTATGTGGCGATTGGAATTATGGTTTACTTTTTGATGACAAGTCTAGGTGAAATGGCAACTTATATGCCATTGACTGGATCATTTGCGGCGTACTCAACTAAATTTGTTGATCCTGCATTAGGATTCGCCATGGGTTGGAATTA
This window encodes:
- a CDS encoding universal stress protein; this encodes MVIEINPKKFHKILVGVDDAADARAAFSYAVDKAKRDSSEIGIVSVLETNDINIYQSMSKDYIHSTRAQLEQRINEYVQAAIKYGIDPKKITAIVDEGQKPAERIVNHVLPEFKADLLVVGSVGKEDSRKVFGSQASYMAKNAGISVTIIRN
- a CDS encoding VIT1/CCC1 transporter family protein, with product MKKKQSLAQRINILRASVMGANDGILSVAGIVIGVAGANSSSFAVLISGLAGALAGTISMAMGEYVSVNTQKDSQKMAIIEQKERLAENYDLEFDFVKQKFIQQGINADLSQQATQELMGDDALLATVRERYGFNMHELTSPYAAAVASMISFPTGSILPLLSITFFPTNIRVTATVIAVVIALGITGYIAAVLGESDREHSVFRNIVAGILTMIVTYFIGHLFA
- a CDS encoding VIT1/CCC1 transporter family protein; this encodes MVEFDSTRIKVKHEKSMEEKLNTLRAGVLGANDGILTVVGVLFSVAAATSNQFVIMIAGISDLLACAFSMASGEYASVSTQKDTERAAVAKEKTLLKQDFTGQIRAVSNYYLGKGLSHKTALAIAQDLLEKKPLATVVNVKYGIELGHYLNPWDAAFSSLISASMGGIFPLIAMTFAPVGYKMISTIIAVTISVALTGLISSKLGNGLIKVAIIRNIVVGLITMCIHYYVGQLF
- a CDS encoding cation diffusion facilitator family transporter; this encodes MHSHSINSRRFLAVTLLNLVITAVEIVGGLLSGSLSLLSDAIHNLGDSFSILLGFCAQEISSRPENEKRTFGYRRAEILAALLNALFLIIISIFLVVEAIERFSNPSPIDGPIMLGVAIVGLLANLASAWLLHQGSDSSLNIKATYLHVLSDALSSIGVIIGGVIITVTNITWVDPLITIVVAIYICIKSWPIVHKTISILMQSSPKLDYSAIKQDILQIDGIVSVHHIHAWMIDEQRIIFSAHINLHDIKLSEVEPIYLEIEDLLHSKYKIGHITIQAEVERGLNESLFNTTADKEE
- a CDS encoding metal-dependent transcriptional regulator, with the protein product MTPIKEDYLKIIFELGGVHKKVSNKGIALSLGIAAGSVTEMITKLTEEKLVSHEPYASISLTKKGLRYATELVRKHRLWESFLVQKLHYDLPDVHPEAEVLEHETSDRLANSLDEFLQYPKYCPHGGVIPDSEGNFNDISHVSLADVEDGHVVTIERFIDNHELLIYLASTDLHINDEVKLEKHDPFEGPIQIIRLSDRAKMNISYKAAHNIFVHP
- a CDS encoding cold-shock protein, yielding MEQGTVKWFNADKGFGFITREDGNDVFVHFSAIQGDGFKTLEEGQSVSFDVEESDRGPQAVNVNKA
- a CDS encoding threonine/serine exporter family protein, yielding MATRPKKQVSVINACLLAGRILIENGSEMTRVIDTMQRIAHNAGIDSAQMFVTVTGIVVSLDDTPNAQVTSIERRTIDLGKVARVNELSREFAEQKLSLGMLIKRLQRIDNDIHTFPFWIRLFAASLLSAVLLIVFTQDYIDAPTGFVIGGIGYSVFYFFNRQFKVQFLSEFVASLTIGILAAIAVRVHLGVYIDNIIIGSIMPLVPGVPITNAVRDLVSGNLISGPARAVEALLSSVAIGSAIVCVLHFV
- a CDS encoding threonine/serine exporter family protein, with translation MLMLLFELLMAYLATICFGIILNIPSKAFNIAGLIGAFSWAFYWGISQLGVGIAFGNVLAAFLISVLSMYAAQYKKMPMVIFNIPSLVSFVPGGQAYQMIRNFAIGQTQTAWSFLVQVVVIAGAIAMGFVLGELYHQIWRYSRQKLAAHRES
- a CDS encoding phosphatase PAP2 family protein; protein product: MFMEQDSSRLRRFLISGIIFLLIAGMIMANSVAFQLFDSMLQGFFTTGGQTEFKTMLMKLISTLGSPKMAIVYVVIIGFLLWGFKYKIPALWSIATLGSGDIVAFLVKNIVKRARPVQHLVGDDGFSFPSGHVFGMFIIAAILFLVVLPNIKSGLWRLVCQILLIIYLILLAVSRVYLFAHYPSDVIGAMLLAYAWVQVAEWLYVWFAPILKRWKFVANSEV
- a CDS encoding PspC domain-containing protein — translated: MKLHRSHEKIFAGVLGGFAEYLGWDKTLVRIGYAAITLFTAFVPGILLYIVAAIVMPDSEDF
- a CDS encoding alpha/beta hydrolase, with product MKIIQKPLSTDHYPTKATITGYLKDPDQHANQTDLPALVFVPGGSYTHIPEQQAESIALAFVAQGFQCFILRYSFAGEKEPLLPAPIIEVGLSLKLIRDNTSDWHINPDKITVMGLSVGGHVVSLYNDYWNTEWLTKTVQADPKLLKPNSIILGYPVIDFRLGFPAPGTNFDNWTTEPGKYAAQDHVNKSNAPTFSWVTNDDPLVPVENTLAYSNALAKNNIPQELHIFNHGPHGLALADHRTAWKTDADQPHAAHWFKLAIEWLQSI
- a CDS encoding GNAT family N-acetyltransferase, whose amino-acid sequence is MQKYIKTNRLEISAMVKRDLPDLNSLLSSLKLRELSGLQMPVDDTNRMLALTLLAGDEFIFVIRLITTGELIGLIGFYKCYQPDFSVSTGFRELGYLLAENMWGNGYMTEVGDKLINEFFKDTNYKYLCAGIMPNNHRSQRVLTKLKFVQSLQPDELTSDQFGPKELYFQRTAE
- a CDS encoding Rrf2 family transcriptional regulator, whose protein sequence is MQLTKAMEQTACILTLLATQEHNIPLSSELIHQRLGGSQSYLQKIMRKLVVADLVKSVSGNNGGFTLAKPAEQITVYSMVEAVEGEIHSYPNFGFIDRVFSEAQPFASIASKTVNDIFDQADNAWVEVLKQHNLLEVLLNLFQVTKIPMINWNDSIEAPKNFVSQIKASLAEFNQE